The following coding sequences lie in one Peribacillus frigoritolerans genomic window:
- a CDS encoding aldehyde dehydrogenase family protein, with amino-acid sequence MQETLQNNKKKDGTGALDLKMFINGEWVNSTSGEKRDVLNPATGEVIAKAAEGTQEDVDAAVEAAKYAFYEGGWWGTPAVERARILFKIADKIEEKAEELAALETLDNGKPLREARYDIADSAACFRYYAGLATKPTGQTFEVPDGQQAMVVREPIGVCGQIVPWNFPLMMSAWKLAPALAAGNSVVFKPSEITPVTAVKLFEIMDEVGLPKGVANLVLGAGPVVGQAIAEHEEIDKVAFTGGTATGRKIMEASLGNLKKVTLELGGKSPNIVFADSDFETAVDYALYGIFCNQGQVCSAGSRLLLEESIYDQFIASLTAKAKKIKVGSGSDENSQMGPIVSEAHMNKILSYIQIGKEEGAKLIVGGNRIKEEGMDKGYFVEPTIFVDTTPDMRIVQEEIFGPVLVVQKFKDEAEALRLANDTKYGLAGAVFTNDIAKAYRVIKKVRAGITWINSYHPTYNEAPWGGFKQSGNGRELGTFGYEAYTEVKQINNNLDIQPTGWFDAE; translated from the coding sequence ATGCAGGAAACATTGCAAAATAACAAGAAAAAAGACGGAACGGGAGCACTGGACTTAAAGATGTTCATCAATGGGGAATGGGTGAATTCGACTTCAGGTGAGAAGAGGGATGTATTGAATCCGGCTACAGGGGAAGTTATTGCCAAAGCTGCGGAAGGAACACAGGAAGATGTGGATGCAGCGGTCGAGGCAGCAAAATATGCTTTCTATGAAGGTGGTTGGTGGGGAACTCCTGCAGTGGAAAGAGCTCGCATTTTATTCAAAATAGCCGACAAAATAGAAGAAAAAGCTGAAGAACTAGCTGCGTTGGAAACATTGGATAATGGGAAACCATTGCGTGAGGCTCGTTATGATATCGCTGATTCAGCAGCCTGTTTTAGATATTATGCAGGATTGGCTACAAAACCGACAGGTCAGACTTTTGAAGTTCCTGACGGCCAGCAAGCGATGGTCGTAAGGGAACCGATCGGTGTATGCGGGCAGATCGTTCCATGGAATTTCCCACTAATGATGTCAGCCTGGAAACTGGCTCCGGCGCTAGCAGCAGGAAATTCCGTTGTATTCAAACCATCTGAGATCACTCCGGTGACAGCGGTCAAACTATTTGAAATCATGGATGAAGTCGGATTGCCAAAGGGTGTCGCAAACCTTGTGTTAGGAGCAGGGCCAGTTGTCGGACAAGCCATTGCCGAACATGAGGAAATCGATAAAGTAGCCTTTACAGGAGGAACGGCAACAGGACGTAAGATCATGGAGGCTTCACTTGGTAACCTAAAGAAAGTGACATTGGAGCTCGGCGGGAAATCGCCTAATATCGTATTTGCGGACTCTGACTTTGAGACTGCAGTTGATTATGCTCTATACGGGATTTTCTGTAATCAAGGACAAGTGTGCTCAGCAGGCTCCCGTTTACTATTGGAAGAGTCCATTTACGATCAGTTCATTGCAAGTCTTACTGCGAAGGCGAAAAAGATCAAAGTAGGTTCAGGTTCTGATGAAAACAGCCAGATGGGACCTATCGTTTCAGAAGCCCATATGAACAAAATATTATCGTATATCCAAATCGGAAAAGAAGAAGGTGCCAAATTAATCGTCGGTGGAAATCGAATTAAAGAAGAAGGCATGGATAAAGGTTACTTTGTCGAACCTACTATTTTTGTTGATACGACACCGGACATGCGGATTGTGCAGGAAGAAATTTTTGGACCGGTGCTTGTCGTTCAAAAATTCAAGGATGAAGCGGAAGCTCTTCGACTTGCCAATGATACGAAATATGGTTTAGCGGGAGCGGTGTTCACTAATGATATCGCAAAAGCATACCGTGTCATTAAAAAAGTGCGTGCCGGCATCACATGGATTAACTCATATCATCCAACTTATAACGAAGCCCCTTGGGGAGGGTTCAAGCAAAGCGGAAATGGACGCGAACTGGGAACTTTCGGTTACGAAGCTTATACGGAAGTGAAGCAAATCAATAACAACTTGGATATCCAGCCAACAGGCTGGTTTGATGCAGAGTAA
- a CDS encoding ATP-binding protein, protein MSDLGIINQKQYKGKNMNQSHKIACKVAFIYIIIGVLWIVVTDYISMTQARADVQIYAMFQHSKGWMFIFITGLFLYFIIRYWTGKMLRSQQEFNLKDEQYRSLFKHNPDCVLELNLEGNVVSLNPEAEKLLGHNSDNLKGKNANHLLNWNESDKVSEFFLQSLQGEAVKFETTIQNSSDEKRIIRVTFLPIIVHAEMLGVYAIVRDITELRREEELMIMSEKLSVIGHLAAAVAHEIRNPLTSLKGFVQLMDMTKEVNPLHSDIMLKEIDRINIISSELLVLGKKQDVAFRRIDLADSLQQVFTLMKAETNLNNIEMGFRVKTAEPIYIMADSIELKQLVINIIKNSIEAIKDNGEIEISLQIIDGQAVVSVSDNGMGMGPERLERIGEPFYSTKEKGTGIGLAICRKIVHRLQGEMHFESEINKGTTVTIRIPLATGQE, encoded by the coding sequence TTGAGTGATTTGGGAATAATAAACCAAAAACAATACAAAGGAAAAAATATGAACCAATCTCATAAAATTGCATGTAAAGTGGCTTTTATATATATAATCATTGGGGTCTTATGGATTGTCGTTACGGATTACATCTCTATGACACAGGCAAGGGCAGATGTTCAGATATATGCAATGTTTCAACATTCCAAAGGGTGGATGTTCATTTTCATAACCGGGCTTTTCCTATACTTCATAATCAGGTATTGGACGGGTAAAATGTTGAGGTCCCAACAGGAATTCAATCTGAAGGATGAACAGTATCGGTCGCTGTTCAAGCATAACCCGGATTGTGTCCTTGAGCTTAATCTCGAAGGAAATGTTGTTTCGCTAAACCCGGAAGCTGAGAAACTGTTGGGTCATAATAGTGACAATTTGAAAGGTAAGAATGCGAATCATCTCCTCAACTGGAATGAAAGTGATAAAGTATCTGAATTCTTTTTACAGTCCCTTCAAGGGGAGGCTGTTAAATTCGAAACGACCATCCAGAATAGCAGTGATGAAAAACGGATAATCCGTGTGACCTTTTTACCGATCATCGTTCACGCGGAAATGCTAGGGGTATATGCAATCGTTAGGGATATTACTGAATTGCGGCGCGAAGAGGAATTGATGATCATGTCTGAAAAGCTATCTGTTATCGGACATCTGGCTGCCGCCGTCGCACATGAGATAAGGAATCCACTGACATCGTTAAAAGGATTCGTACAGTTAATGGATATGACCAAGGAAGTAAACCCGCTGCATTCCGATATTATGTTAAAGGAAATTGACCGAATCAATATTATCTCAAGTGAACTTTTGGTTCTCGGGAAGAAACAGGATGTCGCATTTCGCAGGATCGATCTTGCCGACAGTTTACAGCAGGTATTCACGTTGATGAAAGCAGAAACGAATTTGAATAATATCGAAATGGGGTTCAGGGTTAAAACTGCCGAACCGATTTATATTATGGCTGATTCAATTGAACTTAAACAGTTGGTAATCAATATCATAAAGAACAGCATTGAAGCGATAAAGGATAATGGGGAAATTGAAATTTCGCTGCAAATCATCGATGGACAAGCTGTAGTCAGCGTGAGTGATAATGGCATGGGAATGGGGCCCGAGCGTCTTGAACGGATTGGTGAGCCTTTTTACTCCACGAAGGAAAAGGGCACAGGGATCGGGCTTGCAATTTGCCGGAAGATCGTTCATCGCCTTCAGGGGGAAATGCATTTTGAAAGTGAGATAAACAAAGGGACGACGGTTACAATTCGCATTCCGTTGGCTACTGGACAAGAATAA
- a CDS encoding aldehyde dehydrogenase family protein produces the protein MTETLKKKLFINGKWKEAEKFTTLKSPYSGEVLAEIPSASLEDVELAIESAYQARKTMAALPSHKRAAILEKLASLLESRKDEAAEIIAKEAAKPIKTAMVEVSRTIATYKFAAEEAKRIHGETLTMDATADGEGRIGYTVREPLGVVGAITPFNFPMNLVAHKVGPAIAAGNTLVLKPASQTPLSSLFLAELLAETDLPAGAFNLVTGSGSVIGDKLVTDARVKSISFTGSPAVGIGIRNKAGLKKVSLELGSNAAVIVDKGINIDKIIQRCVSAAFAFQGQVCISLQRAYVHEEVYDEFVKKFTEATKDLKLGDSLDPSVDISALISAGDVQRSLDWIGEAKQHGAIVAAGGKSEGNILHPTVLLEVDAMLKVSCQEVFAPIVLINKVSSVEEAIDLVNDSEFGLQAGIYTENINLALSAAEKLEVGGVIINDIPTYRVDNMPYGGVKKSGTGREGLKYAIEEMTEMKLVIINRN, from the coding sequence ATGACGGAAACGCTGAAAAAGAAATTATTCATTAATGGTAAATGGAAAGAAGCTGAAAAGTTCACGACACTAAAGTCTCCTTATAGCGGGGAAGTTCTAGCGGAGATTCCTTCGGCAAGCCTTGAAGATGTCGAGTTGGCAATAGAATCAGCCTATCAAGCTAGAAAAACAATGGCAGCTTTACCTAGTCATAAACGTGCTGCCATACTTGAAAAGCTTGCGAGCCTTTTGGAAAGCCGCAAAGATGAGGCAGCTGAAATAATTGCTAAAGAGGCAGCGAAACCGATTAAAACGGCAATGGTTGAAGTATCCCGGACGATTGCCACATATAAATTTGCAGCAGAGGAAGCAAAACGGATTCATGGAGAAACATTGACGATGGATGCTACAGCTGACGGAGAAGGAAGAATAGGATACACAGTCCGTGAGCCTCTTGGTGTCGTGGGTGCAATTACGCCTTTTAATTTTCCGATGAACCTGGTTGCCCATAAAGTAGGCCCGGCGATTGCTGCCGGAAATACACTTGTCCTGAAACCTGCGAGCCAAACACCGCTATCTTCGCTATTTCTAGCTGAACTATTAGCCGAAACGGATTTGCCGGCAGGTGCGTTTAATTTAGTTACCGGAAGCGGCTCGGTAATCGGTGATAAATTAGTCACCGATGCACGGGTGAAGAGCATTTCATTTACCGGAAGTCCGGCTGTCGGAATCGGGATCCGTAATAAGGCTGGGTTAAAGAAAGTGAGTCTTGAACTAGGTTCGAATGCGGCTGTCATCGTTGATAAAGGGATTAATATCGATAAAATCATCCAACGCTGTGTATCGGCAGCATTCGCTTTTCAAGGGCAGGTCTGTATTTCCTTACAGCGTGCATATGTTCATGAAGAGGTATATGATGAGTTCGTCAAAAAATTCACAGAAGCAACGAAGGACTTGAAACTTGGAGATTCTTTGGACCCGTCAGTGGATATTTCGGCATTGATCAGCGCTGGCGATGTACAGCGAAGCCTGGATTGGATCGGTGAGGCTAAACAACACGGTGCGATTGTTGCGGCAGGAGGCAAATCTGAAGGAAATATCCTGCATCCCACTGTTTTGCTGGAAGTGGATGCAATGCTTAAGGTATCTTGCCAGGAAGTCTTCGCTCCAATTGTTTTGATCAATAAGGTTTCTTCCGTTGAGGAAGCGATTGACTTGGTCAATGATTCCGAATTCGGATTGCAGGCCGGGATTTACACGGAAAATATCAATCTGGCTCTTTCTGCCGCAGAAAAATTGGAAGTCGGCGGTGTTATCATTAATGATATCCCAACTTACCGTGTCGACAACATGCCATATGGCGGAGTCAAAAAAAGCGGAACTGGCCGCGAAGGGCTAAAATATGCCATTGAAGAAATGACGGAAATGAAATTGGTCATTATTAACCGGAATTAA
- the putP gene encoding sodium/proline symporter PutP yields MDYGIIISIGIYMAGMLLIGYLAYRKTANLTDYMLGGRNLGPAVTALSAGASDMSGWLLMGLPGAMYISGLSAGWIVVGLCAGSYLNWLFVAPRLRTYTEVAGNSITIPDFLGNRFKDGSRVLKVVSASVILIFFTFYTSSGMVAGGELFRTAFNLDYRWGIWLTASVVILYTLFGGFLAVSWTDFVQGTIMFIALILVPVVTIVNIGGWDPTFNEINSINPNLMHVFEGTSTIGIISLLAWGLGYFGQPHIIVRFMAVSSVKELKSARRIGMGWMIFAIVGAMFTGLVGIAYFNLTSSPLGEKNAESVFIILAKELFPSLITGFLLAAILAAVMSTIASQLLVSASALTDDFYKQFIRPKASDKELVLVGRFGVLAISAIALLLAFNPSGTILKLVGYAWAGFGAAFGPVILLSLYWKRMTKWGALAGMIVGTATVIVWDMIDKFAEVYEIIPGFIAGSIAVVVFSLLTAKPTKDIEEEFNQAIKNLS; encoded by the coding sequence TTGGATTACGGAATTATAATATCAATTGGTATATACATGGCCGGCATGCTGTTAATTGGTTATTTGGCCTATCGGAAAACGGCAAACTTAACCGATTACATGCTTGGCGGCCGGAATTTGGGCCCGGCTGTAACTGCATTGAGTGCAGGTGCTTCTGATATGAGCGGCTGGCTGTTGATGGGTCTTCCGGGTGCAATGTACATAAGCGGGTTGAGTGCTGGCTGGATTGTCGTCGGACTGTGTGCAGGGTCTTATTTAAACTGGCTATTCGTGGCACCAAGACTTCGGACATATACGGAAGTAGCCGGCAATTCGATTACGATTCCCGACTTTTTGGGAAATCGGTTCAAGGATGGCTCCCGGGTCTTAAAAGTGGTATCGGCATCGGTCATTTTAATTTTCTTCACCTTTTACACATCTTCAGGTATGGTAGCAGGCGGCGAGCTTTTCCGCACGGCATTCAATTTGGATTACCGTTGGGGCATTTGGCTGACGGCGAGCGTCGTTATTCTTTATACATTATTCGGCGGATTCCTGGCTGTTAGCTGGACGGACTTCGTACAAGGTACGATTATGTTCATTGCCTTAATTCTAGTACCGGTTGTCACGATTGTAAATATTGGAGGCTGGGATCCCACCTTCAATGAAATAAATTCGATCAACCCGAATTTAATGCATGTTTTTGAAGGAACATCAACCATTGGCATCATATCTCTTCTGGCATGGGGGCTTGGTTATTTCGGACAGCCTCATATAATCGTTCGATTCATGGCGGTTTCATCTGTTAAAGAATTGAAAAGCGCACGTCGGATCGGTATGGGCTGGATGATTTTTGCCATCGTCGGAGCGATGTTCACCGGGTTGGTGGGGATTGCTTATTTTAACCTGACAAGCAGTCCTTTAGGGGAAAAAAATGCTGAGTCCGTCTTCATCATTTTAGCTAAAGAACTGTTTCCTTCCCTAATTACAGGCTTTTTGTTGGCTGCGATTTTAGCAGCGGTCATGAGTACGATTGCATCTCAGCTGTTAGTATCTGCAAGTGCCCTGACCGATGATTTCTATAAGCAGTTCATTCGGCCGAAGGCGTCTGATAAGGAATTAGTGCTGGTAGGTCGGTTTGGTGTATTGGCGATATCTGCCATTGCCTTATTATTGGCGTTTAATCCAAGCGGTACGATCCTTAAATTGGTGGGTTATGCATGGGCTGGTTTCGGAGCGGCATTCGGTCCTGTCATTCTGTTAAGCCTGTACTGGAAACGAATGACGAAATGGGGAGCCCTGGCGGGAATGATTGTCGGTACGGCAACCGTGATCGTCTGGGATATGATCGATAAGTTCGCTGAAGTATACGAAATCATTCCTGGTTTCATCGCTGGTTCAATAGCGGTGGTCGTTTTCAGCTTATTAACGGCCAAGCCTACAAAAGATATAGAAGAAGAATTCAATCAAGCCATTAAAAACCTCTCTTGA
- a CDS encoding aspartate aminotransferase family protein: protein MIKETTGIQELIDLDKKHFIHPTTAIEQQQADGPSFIFKEGKGIYLTDVTGRTVIDGMASLWNVNIGHGQEEMAEVAKEQMAKLAFTSSFATFSNEPAIRLAAKIASIAPGDLNAVFFTSGGSESNDTAIKLARHYWLLKGQPNRQKIISRSKSYHGVAMGATSATGLKPFRDFTNSIAPDFYHVDGSSIEELRKVIEQEGPETIAAFIAEPIQGAGGVNLPPEGYFKEVREICNEYGILMVTDEVITGFGRTGTYFGIEHFGVVPDMMCFAKGVTSGYAQLGGVVLNDKMHQDFIALSKGTLLHGYTYSGHPMACAVALKNIEIIERENLIENSKQRGEELLAGFKKLQSKHPIVGDVRALGLIGGISIVKDKQTGEGFETQLAPRLVAEAAKNGLICRSVTFDQDTLVFAPPLIITKAEVERIIEILDETFTAVEKEIL, encoded by the coding sequence ATGATTAAAGAAACGACGGGTATTCAGGAATTAATCGATTTGGATAAAAAGCATTTTATCCATCCGACTACGGCAATCGAACAACAGCAGGCAGATGGTCCAAGTTTCATCTTTAAGGAAGGAAAGGGAATATATCTTACGGATGTAACGGGCAGGACTGTCATTGATGGCATGGCTTCACTTTGGAATGTGAATATTGGACATGGACAAGAAGAGATGGCTGAAGTCGCGAAGGAACAAATGGCGAAGTTAGCTTTCACCTCAAGTTTCGCCACTTTCAGCAATGAGCCGGCAATCCGTTTAGCGGCCAAAATCGCTTCCATCGCGCCTGGGGATTTAAATGCAGTTTTCTTCACTTCAGGTGGATCGGAGTCGAATGATACGGCTATCAAGCTTGCTCGACATTACTGGCTTTTGAAAGGGCAGCCTAATCGTCAAAAAATCATTTCCCGCTCGAAATCTTATCATGGAGTGGCAATGGGAGCCACAAGTGCGACTGGCCTGAAACCGTTCCGAGACTTCACGAATTCAATCGCACCGGATTTTTACCATGTAGACGGTTCCTCCATTGAGGAGTTGCGTAAGGTCATAGAACAGGAAGGACCGGAAACGATTGCGGCATTTATCGCTGAACCGATTCAAGGGGCCGGTGGCGTGAACCTTCCTCCTGAAGGCTATTTTAAGGAAGTAAGGGAGATTTGTAATGAATACGGTATTTTAATGGTGACGGATGAAGTCATTACAGGTTTCGGAAGAACAGGGACTTATTTTGGGATTGAGCACTTTGGTGTTGTACCTGATATGATGTGCTTTGCAAAAGGTGTGACAAGCGGATATGCACAGTTAGGCGGGGTCGTCCTGAATGATAAGATGCATCAGGATTTCATTGCCCTTTCAAAAGGCACGCTTTTACACGGCTACACATACAGTGGCCATCCTATGGCTTGTGCGGTTGCTTTGAAAAATATTGAAATAATTGAACGTGAAAACCTGATAGAAAACTCTAAACAGCGTGGTGAAGAGTTGCTTGCCGGCTTTAAGAAGCTTCAAAGCAAACATCCGATTGTTGGTGATGTCAGGGCACTTGGATTAATTGGAGGCATCTCCATCGTAAAGGACAAACAAACAGGCGAAGGATTTGAGACACAGCTTGCTCCAAGGCTGGTTGCTGAAGCGGCGAAAAATGGTTTGATTTGCCGGTCTGTTACGTTTGATCAAGATACACTCGTATTCGCACCGCCTTTAATCATTACTAAAGCGGAAGTCGAAAGAATAATTGAAATCCTTGATGAGACATTTACTGCTGTCGAAAAAGAAATTTTATAA
- a CDS encoding molybdopterin oxidoreductase family protein produces the protein MQSYINQPDGVFPSVCSLDCPDQCGLLLHKKDGKIIKVQGDPDHPVTKGNICNKVRNMTARLYDPNRLKQPLKRIGPKGEGKFAPISWEEAIDIITSKWKDLIEMHGPESILPYSFYGNMGNLSAEGMDRRFFHKLGASMLERSICNAAGSVGYSYTMGGSFGTDPEETIHTKLFIMWGINAVSTNMHQVTLAQQARKNGAKVVVIDVHKNQTGKWADWFIPILPGTDSALALGLMHILYAENLVDQPFLDEYTVGAAELREHVRQYDPATVSAITGVPIDDLYELARMYGTTSPSFVRIGNGLQHHDNGGMAVRTIACLPALTGQWMAEGGGAIKGNSGYLAFNTNALRRPDLLQNKATRTINMNQIGQALLEKENPIRSMFVYGSNPALVAPNANKVQEGLMREDLFTVVHDLFLTETAMFADLVLPATSSYETEDFYNSYWHNYVQIQKPVVEKYGESKSNVELFKLLAVGMGFGEQAFRDSEEDMIRQALDFPDNPHLESITYDSLSRNQFVKAKMRPMFPGKLPTPSGKIELYSERMKRDGYEPLPTYTPIIKDSDLPFLFIPAPNHNFLNSTFSNNAKHISMEKEPKLHMNAADAKTMGIAPGDIVKIWNGRGECLLTAAPGENVLPGVLVSQGLWQNTPETKQHINSLTPDRLADMGNGAVFFSGRVDLEKVQQE, from the coding sequence ATGCAATCCTATATCAATCAGCCAGATGGAGTCTTTCCCTCTGTTTGCTCTCTTGACTGTCCTGATCAATGCGGTTTACTGCTGCACAAAAAAGACGGGAAAATCATTAAAGTTCAAGGAGACCCTGATCATCCCGTCACAAAAGGGAATATTTGCAACAAAGTCCGCAACATGACTGCCCGTCTATATGACCCCAATCGCTTAAAACAGCCATTAAAGCGCATCGGTCCGAAAGGTGAAGGGAAATTCGCTCCAATCAGCTGGGAAGAGGCCATTGACATAATCACATCCAAATGGAAAGACCTGATCGAAATGCACGGTCCGGAAAGCATACTTCCCTACAGCTTTTACGGAAACATGGGCAATCTTAGCGCTGAGGGGATGGATCGCCGTTTTTTCCACAAGCTAGGTGCAAGCATGCTCGAACGTTCCATTTGTAACGCGGCTGGCTCAGTCGGATACAGCTATACAATGGGTGGTTCATTCGGCACCGACCCGGAAGAAACGATTCATACAAAGCTTTTCATCATGTGGGGCATTAACGCTGTGAGCACAAATATGCATCAAGTTACGCTTGCCCAGCAAGCCCGAAAAAACGGGGCCAAAGTAGTTGTCATTGACGTACATAAAAACCAAACCGGCAAGTGGGCGGATTGGTTCATTCCGATTCTGCCTGGTACAGATAGTGCGCTCGCCCTCGGATTAATGCATATCTTATATGCCGAGAATCTAGTCGACCAGCCCTTTCTCGATGAATACACAGTGGGTGCTGCTGAATTGCGCGAACACGTCCGCCAATATGACCCTGCGACGGTCTCCGCGATCACTGGCGTTCCAATTGATGACTTATATGAATTAGCCAGGATGTACGGCACGACAAGTCCATCATTCGTACGGATAGGCAATGGCCTGCAGCACCATGACAATGGCGGCATGGCAGTACGCACCATTGCCTGCCTGCCTGCACTTACCGGCCAATGGATGGCGGAAGGCGGCGGAGCCATCAAAGGGAATTCAGGATATCTAGCGTTTAATACAAATGCCTTAAGACGTCCTGATTTATTGCAAAATAAAGCTACCCGGACCATTAATATGAACCAAATCGGTCAAGCTCTTCTGGAAAAAGAAAACCCGATTCGCTCCATGTTTGTATACGGCTCCAACCCAGCACTTGTCGCTCCGAATGCAAATAAGGTACAGGAAGGTCTAATGCGGGAAGATCTATTCACAGTGGTCCATGATCTATTCTTAACCGAAACGGCCATGTTTGCCGACCTCGTTCTTCCTGCCACATCATCTTATGAAACGGAGGATTTTTATAATTCATACTGGCATAATTACGTCCAAATACAAAAGCCTGTAGTCGAAAAATATGGCGAATCGAAATCGAATGTTGAATTGTTCAAACTGTTGGCTGTTGGAATGGGATTTGGGGAACAAGCATTTAGAGATTCAGAGGAAGATATGATACGGCAGGCTCTGGACTTTCCCGACAACCCGCATTTGGAAAGCATAACCTATGACTCCCTTTCAAGGAATCAATTTGTCAAAGCCAAAATGCGGCCGATGTTCCCAGGCAAACTCCCGACACCAAGCGGTAAAATCGAACTTTATTCCGAACGGATGAAGCGGGATGGATACGAGCCTTTGCCAACATATACGCCAATCATTAAAGACAGCGATCTGCCATTTTTATTCATTCCGGCACCTAATCACAATTTCTTGAATTCAACCTTTTCAAATAATGCCAAACATATCTCCATGGAAAAGGAACCGAAACTGCACATGAATGCCGCTGATGCCAAAACTATGGGGATAGCCCCAGGAGATATCGTAAAAATCTGGAACGGTCGCGGTGAATGTTTGCTTACCGCTGCTCCCGGTGAAAATGTGTTACCAGGCGTTCTTGTCAGCCAAGGCTTGTGGCAGAATACGCCCGAAACAAAGCAACACATCAATTCCCTTACCCCAGATCGCCTCGCGGATATGGGTAATGGCGCCGTTTTCTTCTCAGGGCGGGTCGATCTCGAAAAAGTCCAACAAGAGTAG